One stretch of Hypanus sabinus isolate sHypSab1 chromosome 29, sHypSab1.hap1, whole genome shotgun sequence DNA includes these proteins:
- the rpusd4 gene encoding pseudouridylate synthase RPUSD4, mitochondrial isoform X3, which produces MARRLMRFLPPVSAGLGDVPVCRRGLAVGSTGAGRLTAAELAARVRREAEREAQGREGQTLHSQPVQKLRRMTRSLQQAHPNVLAKVLKKGLIFQSPELVVVSKPYGVPMEACPRGGPSVRDVLPVLSKMLRGMRAEPLHLCHWLDKDTSGVLLLAYDQSSALGVQQLFQTQQVTRKFWVVTVGVPVPSEGVIDIPLVEREASRPRKHFKMALAPLFRVGDAAGSVVRVRQNRSAHSAVTRYRVLDTSGPTALVEVQPITAVKHQVRVHMALGLGCPVLGDHKYSKWSSLEPQPPIPATELTARGLLRMTSCCYVVT; this is translated from the exons ATGGCGCGGCGCCTCATGCGGTTCCTGCCGCCGGTCAGTGCGGGGTTAGGGGACGTGCCCGTGTGCCGACGGGGGTTGGCGGTCGGGAGCACGGGTGCCGGCCGGCTGACGGCGGCGGAGCTCGCTGCCCGGGTACGGCGGGAAGCCGAGCGGGAGGCCCAG GGCAGGGAAGGACAGACACTGCACTCCCAGCCGGTCCAAAAGCTGAGGCGTATGACCCGTTCTCTGCAGCAGGCCCATCCCAATGTACTGGCGAAGGTGCTGAAGAAGGGACTGATCTTCCAGAGCCCGGAGCTGGTGGTCGTCAGCAAACCCTACGGGGTCCCGATGGAAG CTTGTCCCAGGGGGGGCCCCAGTGTCCGTGACGTGCTGCCTGTCCTCTCGAAGATGCTGCGTGGGATGCGTGCGGAGCCTTTGCACCTCTGCCACTGGCTGGACAAGGACACCAGCGGCGTCCTGCTTCTGGCCTATGACCAGTCCTCGGCCCTCGGGGTCCAGCAGCTGTTCCAGACTCAGCAGGTCACCAGGAAGTTCTG gGTGGTCACAGTGGGAGTCCCTGTGCCTTCGGAAGGAGTCATTGACATCCCCCTGGTGGAACGAGAGGCATCACGACCCAGGAAGCATTTTAAG ATGGCCCTGGCTCCCCTCTTTCGAGTGGGTGATGCTGCAGGGAGTGTGGTGAGGGTGAGGCAGAACCGGTCGGCACACAGCGCAGTGACGCGCTACCGAGTGCTGGATACCTCTGGTCCCACAGCATTGGTGGAGGTTCAGCCAATCACAG CCGTGAAGCACCAGGTGCGGGTGCACATGGCCCTGGGTCTCGGCTGCCCTGTCCTCGGTGACCACAAGTATTCCAAGTGGAGCAGCCTGGAGCCACAG
- the rpusd4 gene encoding pseudouridylate synthase RPUSD4, mitochondrial isoform X1 has translation MARRLMRFLPPVSAGLGDVPVCRRGLAVGSTGAGRLTAAELAARVRREAEREAQGREGQTLHSQPVQKLRRMTRSLQQAHPNVLAKVLKKGLIFQSPELVVVSKPYGVPMEACPRGGPSVRDVLPVLSKMLRGMRAEPLHLCHWLDKDTSGVLLLAYDQSSALGVQQLFQTQQVTRKFWVVTVGVPVPSEGVIDIPLVEREASRPRKHFKMALAPLFRVGDAAGSVVRVRQNRSAHSAVTRYRVLDTSGPTALVEVQPITAVKHQVRVHMALGLGCPVLGDHKYSKWSSLEPQKLPRSILTLLGLTQPVSRHLGLHLHCREIALPPTSPSLPPTPTFLSTLPPHILHSLRKLRLHLPATSKDDPPVNG, from the exons ATGGCGCGGCGCCTCATGCGGTTCCTGCCGCCGGTCAGTGCGGGGTTAGGGGACGTGCCCGTGTGCCGACGGGGGTTGGCGGTCGGGAGCACGGGTGCCGGCCGGCTGACGGCGGCGGAGCTCGCTGCCCGGGTACGGCGGGAAGCCGAGCGGGAGGCCCAG GGCAGGGAAGGACAGACACTGCACTCCCAGCCGGTCCAAAAGCTGAGGCGTATGACCCGTTCTCTGCAGCAGGCCCATCCCAATGTACTGGCGAAGGTGCTGAAGAAGGGACTGATCTTCCAGAGCCCGGAGCTGGTGGTCGTCAGCAAACCCTACGGGGTCCCGATGGAAG CTTGTCCCAGGGGGGGCCCCAGTGTCCGTGACGTGCTGCCTGTCCTCTCGAAGATGCTGCGTGGGATGCGTGCGGAGCCTTTGCACCTCTGCCACTGGCTGGACAAGGACACCAGCGGCGTCCTGCTTCTGGCCTATGACCAGTCCTCGGCCCTCGGGGTCCAGCAGCTGTTCCAGACTCAGCAGGTCACCAGGAAGTTCTG gGTGGTCACAGTGGGAGTCCCTGTGCCTTCGGAAGGAGTCATTGACATCCCCCTGGTGGAACGAGAGGCATCACGACCCAGGAAGCATTTTAAG ATGGCCCTGGCTCCCCTCTTTCGAGTGGGTGATGCTGCAGGGAGTGTGGTGAGGGTGAGGCAGAACCGGTCGGCACACAGCGCAGTGACGCGCTACCGAGTGCTGGATACCTCTGGTCCCACAGCATTGGTGGAGGTTCAGCCAATCACAG CCGTGAAGCACCAGGTGCGGGTGCACATGGCCCTGGGTCTCGGCTGCCCTGTCCTCGGTGACCACAAGTATTCCAAGTGGAGCAGCCTGGAGCCACAG AAGCTACCTCGCTCAATACTCACCCTCCTGGGCTTGACCCAACCAGTGTCACGTCACCTGGGTCTGCACCTACACTGCCGGGAGATTGCCctcccaccaacctccccctccctccccccgacCCCCACCTTCCTCTCCACACTCCCACCCCATATTCTGCACTCCCTCCGCAAGCTCAGGCTCCATCTCCCCGCTACCAGCAAGGACGACCCACCAGTGAATGGCTGA
- the rpusd4 gene encoding pseudouridylate synthase RPUSD4, mitochondrial isoform X2: MQVNWENQGREGQTLHSQPVQKLRRMTRSLQQAHPNVLAKVLKKGLIFQSPELVVVSKPYGVPMEACPRGGPSVRDVLPVLSKMLRGMRAEPLHLCHWLDKDTSGVLLLAYDQSSALGVQQLFQTQQVTRKFWVVTVGVPVPSEGVIDIPLVEREASRPRKHFKMALAPLFRVGDAAGSVVRVRQNRSAHSAVTRYRVLDTSGPTALVEVQPITAVKHQVRVHMALGLGCPVLGDHKYSKWSSLEPQKLPRSILTLLGLTQPVSRHLGLHLHCREIALPPTSPSLPPTPTFLSTLPPHILHSLRKLRLHLPATSKDDPPVNG, from the exons GGCAGGGAAGGACAGACACTGCACTCCCAGCCGGTCCAAAAGCTGAGGCGTATGACCCGTTCTCTGCAGCAGGCCCATCCCAATGTACTGGCGAAGGTGCTGAAGAAGGGACTGATCTTCCAGAGCCCGGAGCTGGTGGTCGTCAGCAAACCCTACGGGGTCCCGATGGAAG CTTGTCCCAGGGGGGGCCCCAGTGTCCGTGACGTGCTGCCTGTCCTCTCGAAGATGCTGCGTGGGATGCGTGCGGAGCCTTTGCACCTCTGCCACTGGCTGGACAAGGACACCAGCGGCGTCCTGCTTCTGGCCTATGACCAGTCCTCGGCCCTCGGGGTCCAGCAGCTGTTCCAGACTCAGCAGGTCACCAGGAAGTTCTG gGTGGTCACAGTGGGAGTCCCTGTGCCTTCGGAAGGAGTCATTGACATCCCCCTGGTGGAACGAGAGGCATCACGACCCAGGAAGCATTTTAAG ATGGCCCTGGCTCCCCTCTTTCGAGTGGGTGATGCTGCAGGGAGTGTGGTGAGGGTGAGGCAGAACCGGTCGGCACACAGCGCAGTGACGCGCTACCGAGTGCTGGATACCTCTGGTCCCACAGCATTGGTGGAGGTTCAGCCAATCACAG CCGTGAAGCACCAGGTGCGGGTGCACATGGCCCTGGGTCTCGGCTGCCCTGTCCTCGGTGACCACAAGTATTCCAAGTGGAGCAGCCTGGAGCCACAG AAGCTACCTCGCTCAATACTCACCCTCCTGGGCTTGACCCAACCAGTGTCACGTCACCTGGGTCTGCACCTACACTGCCGGGAGATTGCCctcccaccaacctccccctccctccccccgacCCCCACCTTCCTCTCCACACTCCCACCCCATATTCTGCACTCCCTCCGCAAGCTCAGGCTCCATCTCCCCGCTACCAGCAAGGACGACCCACCAGTGAATGGCTGA